The Verrucomicrobium spinosum DSM 4136 = JCM 18804 genome includes a region encoding these proteins:
- a CDS encoding OsmC family protein — translation MKRKASAIWNGGLKDGKGTLTTESGVLDATPYSFSTRFEGEKGTNPEELIGASHAGCFSMALSMILGQAGLTPEKIETTATITLEQVAGGFSVTASHLDVFVTIPGADATQFQEAAETAKANCPISKLLNAKITMDAKLIA, via the coding sequence ATGAAGCGTAAAGCATCTGCGATCTGGAACGGCGGCCTCAAAGACGGCAAAGGCACCCTCACGACGGAATCCGGCGTCCTCGACGCCACGCCCTACTCGTTCTCCACCCGGTTTGAAGGAGAGAAAGGCACCAACCCTGAGGAACTGATTGGAGCGTCTCATGCCGGCTGCTTCTCCATGGCCCTCTCCATGATCCTGGGTCAGGCTGGCCTCACCCCTGAGAAAATCGAGACCACTGCCACCATCACCTTGGAGCAGGTTGCGGGCGGGTTCTCCGTGACTGCGAGTCATCTTGATGTCTTCGTGACCATTCCGGGTGCCGATGCGACCCAGTTCCAGGAAGCGGCAGAAACGGCAAAAGCCAACTGCCCCATTTCCAAGCTCTTGAACGCCAAGATCACAATGGACGCCAAGCTCATTGCTTGA
- a CDS encoding HD domain-containing protein has translation MSQVKSPSASPVAAETSAVVHFGATSVTLLVGEKDGSGVVSILDYLEKPLPLARDIFRTGLVSRPVMEQAASILKEYQLTLEEYGVPASTLRCFTTNILAEAANHEIFLNRMQVTSGTPVDLIDDGDMTRLIYQTAVRLLKSNPAIANANTLVSHIGPGNTRALHFIKGRIIAYSSYRLGIFRTREAVSRSEAGAARHLAHIEEQIRGVVDHLATDYTESTPDFHVAIGSEIQSAAPLIVKPEQGASQITLKQLEKFTEGIAAMSADEMVRKLHLHYTGSEGMTAALQTNLALARRFNDKVIVVPEGDFQKDLLMDLLANNPQTKTFQDEVLQAAREIAKKYKTDHKHAEHVGRFAQQIFAELKDLHGLDAKYELLLRVAAILHETGMFVSAREHHKHSLYLIMNTEIFGLSAKDRTIVALLARYHRRYNPDNNHPHFSDLSRADRMTIFKLAGILRVADSLDRSHSQRIKAARFRREADSFIIETPGVEDTTVEQLAISSKCDIFQEIYGFEVMLRSTPV, from the coding sequence ATGTCCCAAGTCAAGTCTCCCTCCGCCTCCCCGGTCGCCGCGGAGACATCGGCTGTCGTGCACTTTGGTGCCACTTCGGTAACTCTCCTCGTCGGCGAAAAAGACGGGTCGGGGGTCGTATCCATTCTCGATTATCTGGAGAAGCCCCTGCCTCTCGCCAGGGACATTTTCCGCACCGGCCTGGTCTCCCGCCCGGTCATGGAACAGGCTGCCTCCATCCTCAAGGAGTACCAGCTCACGCTAGAGGAGTACGGAGTGCCCGCCTCCACGTTGCGCTGCTTCACCACGAACATCCTGGCGGAAGCGGCCAACCATGAGATCTTCCTGAACCGCATGCAGGTCACCAGCGGCACTCCGGTGGACCTCATCGATGATGGCGACATGACCCGCCTCATCTACCAGACCGCTGTGCGTCTGCTGAAGAGCAATCCGGCGATTGCGAATGCCAACACCCTGGTGTCCCACATCGGACCCGGCAACACCCGCGCTCTACACTTCATCAAGGGACGTATCATCGCCTACAGCAGCTATCGCCTGGGCATCTTCCGTACCCGTGAGGCTGTGTCACGGAGCGAAGCGGGTGCCGCCCGGCATCTGGCGCATATCGAAGAACAGATCCGTGGTGTGGTGGACCATCTTGCCACCGACTACACCGAATCCACTCCGGACTTCCATGTGGCCATCGGCTCGGAGATTCAGTCAGCCGCGCCCTTGATCGTCAAACCGGAACAGGGTGCCTCCCAGATCACGCTCAAGCAGCTGGAGAAGTTCACTGAGGGCATCGCCGCCATGTCTGCGGATGAGATGGTGCGCAAGCTCCACCTGCACTACACCGGCAGTGAGGGCATGACCGCAGCGCTCCAGACCAACCTCGCCCTGGCCCGCCGTTTCAATGACAAGGTGATCGTCGTCCCTGAGGGAGATTTTCAAAAGGACCTGCTCATGGACCTGCTGGCCAACAACCCGCAGACCAAGACCTTCCAGGACGAGGTGCTCCAGGCGGCCCGGGAGATCGCCAAAAAGTACAAGACCGACCACAAGCACGCTGAGCATGTCGGCAGGTTTGCCCAGCAGATCTTTGCCGAGCTGAAGGACCTGCACGGTCTGGATGCCAAGTACGAGCTGCTGCTTCGTGTGGCTGCCATCCTCCACGAGACCGGCATGTTCGTCAGTGCGCGGGAGCACCACAAGCACAGCCTCTACCTGATCATGAACACGGAGATCTTCGGTCTCAGTGCCAAGGATCGCACCATCGTGGCCCTTCTCGCCCGCTACCACCGCCGGTACAACCCGGACAACAACCACCCGCACTTCTCGGATCTCTCGCGCGCCGACCGCATGACCATCTTCAAGCTGGCCGGCATCCTGCGCGTGGCAGATTCACTGGACCGCAGCCACTCCCAGCGTATCAAGGCCGCCCGCTTCCGTCGTGAGGCCGACTCCTTCATTATCGAGACCCCGGGCGTCGAGGACACAACCGTGGAGCAGCTCGCGATCAGCTCCAAGTGCGACATCTTCCAGGAGATCTACGGGTTCGAGGTGATGCTGCGTTCCACCCCTGTCTAA
- a CDS encoding ROK family protein, with amino-acid sequence MPKKVSARPASPTSKPFWIGFDLGGTKMLACVLDENYQVLGTARKSTQGSQGAAKGIKRIVATIQEAIQAAGVDPANLKGIGIGCPGTVNSARGILIHAPNLGWNKVSLGPALGRALGCPVIILNDVDAGTYGEYTLGAGRGSRSLLGVFPGTGLGAGFVYDGRIVQGRNVSCMELGNLWLPGTHLGSEKPGAVLLEDLTSRLGIAAAASVECYRGKAPGLETKTGAALKEMKSKALTTSYKAGEPGTVAVFDNSLHFLGMGIAMVVNLLGPDHITLGGGLVEEMPALYLKKLREHVAHYTMPELFQGVKFSVAKLGGNAVAIGSVAWLRNQPS; translated from the coding sequence ATGCCAAAGAAAGTCTCTGCCCGTCCCGCCAGTCCCACGTCCAAGCCATTTTGGATCGGATTTGACCTCGGAGGAACGAAGATGCTGGCCTGTGTGCTGGATGAGAACTACCAGGTGCTGGGAACCGCCCGCAAGTCCACGCAGGGATCGCAAGGTGCCGCCAAAGGCATCAAGCGCATCGTTGCCACTATTCAGGAGGCCATCCAGGCTGCCGGGGTGGATCCCGCCAATCTCAAAGGCATCGGCATCGGCTGTCCTGGCACAGTAAACTCGGCGAGAGGCATCCTCATTCACGCCCCCAATCTGGGCTGGAATAAAGTCTCTCTCGGTCCCGCTCTGGGCAGGGCCCTGGGCTGCCCGGTGATCATCCTCAATGACGTGGATGCCGGCACCTACGGCGAGTACACGCTCGGAGCAGGTCGCGGCTCCCGCTCCTTGCTGGGTGTATTTCCCGGAACCGGACTGGGGGCTGGCTTCGTCTATGACGGTCGCATCGTCCAGGGGCGGAACGTCTCCTGCATGGAGCTGGGCAACCTCTGGCTACCTGGGACCCATCTGGGTTCGGAGAAACCAGGGGCTGTACTGCTGGAAGACCTCACCAGCCGCCTCGGCATAGCCGCCGCCGCCAGCGTAGAGTGCTACCGCGGCAAGGCTCCGGGCCTTGAGACCAAAACGGGGGCCGCCCTCAAGGAGATGAAGAGCAAGGCCCTCACCACCTCCTACAAAGCGGGCGAACCCGGCACCGTGGCCGTCTTTGACAATTCCCTTCACTTCCTGGGCATGGGCATAGCCATGGTCGTCAACCTCCTCGGCCCGGACCACATCACTCTGGGCGGAGGTCTGGTGGAAGAGATGCCCGCCCTGTATCTCAAAAAGCTGCGTGAACACGTGGCCCACTACACCATGCCCGAGCTCTTCCAGGGTGTGAAGTTCTCCGTCGCCAAGCTCGGTGGCAACGCTGTCGCCATCGGCTCGGTCGCCTGGCTACGCAATCAACCGTCCTGA